A genome region from Hevea brasiliensis isolate MT/VB/25A 57/8 chromosome 9, ASM3005281v1, whole genome shotgun sequence includes the following:
- the LOC110639564 gene encoding uncharacterized protein LOC110639564 yields MEDLNHHRIKTNGIFLHVVEKGTGPLVLLLHGFPEFWYSWRHQITFLVNHGYHVVAPDLRGYGDSDSPLSYNSYTLLHLLGDLVGIIDHFGEQQAFLVGHDWGALLAWHLSLHRPDRVKGLIAISVPYYQRNPDAKVIESFRRIYGDGLYICQFQEPGRAEKAFARYDYLTVMKKFLLITKTDNLVAPLDMEIIDYLQTPAVLPPWITEEELQVYADKFQETGFTGPLNYYRAMDMNWELYGAWQGSKISVPSKFIVGDKDIGFDTNGTREYVLGDTFKSLVPDLQVVILDGHHFIQQEKAQQVSEEILAFLHKLSVD; encoded by the exons GGCACAGGACCTCTAGTGCTTCTCCTTCATGGTTTTCCAGAATTTTGGTATTCTTGGCGTCACCAGATCACCTTCCTGGTCAACCATGGCTACCATGTTGTTGCTCCTGATTTGAGAGGCTATGGAGACTCAGATTCTCCACTCTCCTACAATTCCTACACTCTTTTGCACCTTCTTGGTGATCTCGTAggcattattgaccattttggtGAACAGCag GCTTTTTTGGTTGGACATGACTGGGGGGCTCTTCTTGCTTGGCATCTAAGCCTCCACAGGCCTGATAGAGTCAAAGGACTAATAGCCATTTCTGTTCCATACTACCAAAGAAATCCTGATGCCAAAGTTATTGAATCTTTTAGAAGAATATATGGAGATGGGCTTTACATATGCCAATTCCAG GAGCCTGGAAGAGCAGAGAAAGCATTTGCCAGATATGATTATTTGACTGTGATGAAGAAGTTTTTGTTGATAACTAAGACTGATAATTTAGTAGCTCCACTGGACATGGAAATCATCGACTATTTGCAGACACCAGCCGTGTTGCCTCCATGGATTACTGAAGAGGAATTACAGGTTTATGCAGACAAGTTTCAAGAAACTGGTTTCACTGGTCCTCTCAACTACTACCGAGCTATGGACAT GAATTGGGAGCTTTATGGGGCTTGGCAAGGATCAAAGATTAGTGTTCCATCAAAATTCATAGTTGGTGACAAAGACATTGGCTTTGATACTAATGGTACAAGAGAATATGTATTAGGAGACACTTTCAAAAGCCTTGTTCCAGATCTTCAAGTTGTCATTTTAGATGGTCACCATTTTATCCAGCAAGAGAAAGCTCAACAAGTCTCAGAAGAAATTCTTGCCTTCCTCCATAAACTCTCTGTAGATTAG